The Chryseolinea soli nucleotide sequence CTTGCGTGTCATTCAGGATCAACGACGCTCCGTCCTGCTCCTCCAGGGCTACTGTAGCATTCCGTTCCGGTGGTGGGATGCCTGCGCTGTCCAGGGCTATCGCGTGTGAAAGGCGGACGGCAATAGAAGAAGAGGTGTAGCTTAGAAAACCATCGACCACCAGGATGTCGACATTACGCTTCACGTCCGGCGGCGAATAAGGATCCAGGCACCCGAAAAAAATAAGCGCGGGCAACAGCAAGATCAGATTATGTTTTCTTATTGAGGTCATCTACAGGAGAACACTCACACACCTTGCATCAATGATCAAATTGTTTCACCTGGAATGGATATACCGCCGACCCGGAAAGTCCATCTGCGGTCATGCCACGGATCACGATGTTATAGTCGCCGGCCACATCGGACGTATAAAACTCAAGATGCTGCTTGCCATCTTTGGTCACTACCTGTGGCGCCCAGAACAGCACGTTGCGTTGGTCGGGCCAGCGGCTTTCGCGTTGTTTTGGTGTGTCGTAGGGTGGTGAATAGAATTCGCGTTGAAGTTGCAGTCCTTCATAGTTGACTACAAGGCTGCGCGGATCCAGCACAAAACCGGCCAGGTCGCCGGTGTAGGTGGTGTAGCTCACGAGCCCGGTCATGGAGACGTTACCCAGGTAGTAGCGGTGTGTGAAGACGTCGAGTTTTTTCACTTTTAATGGATCGAATTCCATGATCTTGTCGATGTTGAACACCGGCACGCCGTCGAGCAACACCATCGGGTCTTCGGTGAATACGCTTTTGTGGGCATCGTTGAGGTTCATAAAATGAAAACCATCCCTGCGCTTGCGCACCAACACGCCGGGCACATATTCGCGCATCACCTCCTCCATCACGGTGAAACGGGTGTAGTCGTCGAGGAGGTAGGAGGCGTCGGGTTTGCCATAGAAATTGGAACTGTCTTTCACGGCATTAGCGATAGGCGCACGGTCCTGGTAGAATATATCCTGGACCTGCATGCTCATGTTGCGGGAGAGCAATCGTTTCTCCAGTGCAGACGAAAAAGTGAACGGCGCGAATTTGAGCGGCGCAAATTTATCCGAGAAGGGATTATCAATGGTCATGCGACCAACACTCGTGCTGTCTTTTTCCGTATTGGTTTGAACGATGATCTTTTTGGGGCCGATAAAATCCCTCACTTCATAATACACCTCGCCCTTGTTGTTGCTCACCGATGTGTAGAGCTGAATCTTTCGGCTGGGTGACGATAAGAAAGTAGTGACACCGCGCGCGATGCCCCCCGCCGGATCAAATACATGGCCCGTGATGAGGTGCCCCCGATACTCGGGAACGAACGTGAGCGCCGGCGCTGTGCCCAATACCTCATTCCAATTGAACCGCCGCCAGCCATGGGTGAGCATTAAATTGTCGGCCGCGAGTGCATCGGTGCCTTCCATGTAGTATTCCGGCGATTCCACAGTTCCTTTCAGATCGGAAGAAAGCCAGAGGAAGGGGTAAATGTCTTGTTGGAGTGGCCCTTGCAACGAGTCCGTTTTATATACGGCCACCGAGAGATTCGACGTTACCGGTTGATGTTGCGCATTTTGTGCCGTGAGGTCGACGGAGACTTTGCGCCGGATGCCAAATTGGGCTTGACTTATTTCTGCGCCTAGTGTGAGTTTTTTATCGGGTTGCGTAAAATATAAACGCTCGCATTGCGGGTGGAGATCGCTATCGATCAGCGTAATGTGCGAAATGCCCGGCAGCAGACTCTTCTTGGCGAGGGCGATGGTGGCCTGGCCGTGTTGCAGAAAATTAAGCGATGCCGTGGACACAACGTTGCGAGCGTGGACAAACAAATACACCACCGGTGCCGATGACGCAACACCCTTCTGGATTATTTTTATCGACAACAGGTCGTTGGTGCTGTCCTTCACCTGCAACGCATAGCCGGCTTCCAAGGCTGCGGGAAGCTTTGCGGTGTTCTTTCTCCCCTGATCGTCGGTGATCACTGCGCGGTATTCCATCCCCGGAAGGGGTGTGAAGGAAAAATTCCCAATGCCAAATTTATGAGGCTCAAAACGTGCGACCGTATCGTTCTGCTGATTCAACACGGCGCCTTTGCCCATCATTCCTTTACCGGTTTTATCGGTGATGCGGAAAGCCACCTTGCCTGGAACGCCATTCACCAGGTTGCCACCTTCCGGAAAAAACTGAATGTCGTGCGCAGCGGCTGTGGGTTTATCGAGGTCCAGCTTGCGGAAGGTATTGACGATGGTGATGGGTGTGTGAAAATAAAATTCGGGTGCAAAGTTTTTCATCCAATGGGTGTATACACGCACCACATAATTTCCCGAGGTGATCGATGCGGGCAAAAACACTGATCCATTTCCCACACCGTGCTGCAAGGCCACCTTGGTCTGCACCACGGCCTGCTTGTCTTTGTCGATCACTTCGAGATAAGCCACTTTACTAATGTCCGAAGGCGTGTGCCGCGCACCCTCGACGAGGTAGAGTTTGAACCACATCGTCTCGCCGGTCAGGTAGAGCGATTGGTCCAGGTGGGCATATAGTTTTTCCTGCAGGTGATTGATGCGATAGCGGTCGAATTTCCGTTGGAGCGAATCCAGGCCTGCCTGTTGCGCCGAAGCCATCGATGCCAGCAAGGCCATCGTCGCTGCCAGGGCGAGGCGTGTGTGGAAAAACGAGATGATCTTTTTTACATTCATTAAAGTTGCTGCATTTCTTTGTTACCAAAAATCAGGCTTCTGCGTTACACCGCCCTTGACCCGACAATCCATACAATCAATCGTCGACGATACATAGCCGAGGGTGACCGGAACGCCATAGGGATAGACAAGAAAAGTGTGGTCTGAAAGGGTTTTGACTACCGACATCTCAATGGAATCCAAGGGACAAAAAGGAAGCGGCATCCTCCGGATATTGTCGGGGAGATCGCGGTTTTTGATGAAGATCCTTTGTTGCTTTTCTTCTCCTGCGCTAAAGAAGCCCAATACGGCCTCGTTGGCATTGGTGGCGCTGTGAACATTACCCACCACCTCCGAGGGCATGGGGTCGAACAGCCCACCCAGGCTTTCCGTTGTTTTTTGAAGTTGGGCCCAAAACGTGTAGGCCTCTTTGGAGATCGTGCGTTGGGTCACCAGCAGACTGTAGCGTCTGGAAATTTTGCTGCTGCCGGCGGGTATAACGACCAACGGGAAATCACGGATGAGGTCGACAGAAAGACGTTCCGAAGACGTCACCAGGATGGTCGTCGACGGATTCGTTTTCCAGCAGATGTCCACCCGTTCTTCACTGGGTATGTAGGTGGGCTCTCCGTTTCTCATTTCATAGCCGGCGGGATAGGGTGCGGAATATTCGTAGGTCTCAACATAATTCCAGAGATAGTATTTTGATTTTCCCGTGTCGTCATGGGTATTTGCATACAGCGTGACATCCTTGTCGCTCGGCCGCCAGGTCACGCTATCGATGTCGGGCGTTTTGAGCACATCGACGTAGTCGGAGAAATATTCTTTACCACTATGGGTCTGGATGTGTACACGATATTTTTTTGATGCATCAATGGTCAATCCTGTAGCGGTATAGTTGCCATCGGTGTCACCGGATAGTGTTACAGAACCGCCGTCGCTTTCTTCAAGTCTGACGTTGGCATTTTGCTCGGCGGGAGGAACACTGCTGTCGTCCAGCGCCACCGCATGCGAGAGTCGCACCGACACGGAGGAAGATGTCACGCTCAGAAAACCATCTACCACCAGGAGGTCGACATTGTCGGTCGTGGCCGGCGGTGAATAGGGATCAAGGCAGCT carries:
- a CDS encoding DUF4249 domain-containing protein; this encodes MTFTKKHSLLYALAAFLFSSCLDPYSPPATTDNVDLLVVDGFLSVTSSSVSVRLSHAVALDDSSVPPAEQNANVRLEESDGGSVTLSGDTDGNYTATGLTIDASKKYRVHIQTHSGKEYFSDYVDVLKTPDIDSVTWRPSDKDVTLYANTHDDTGKSKYYLWNYVETYEYSAPYPAGYEMRNGEPTYIPSEERVDICWKTNPSTTILVTSSERLSVDLIRDFPLVVIPAGSSKISRRYSLLVTQRTISKEAYTFWAQLQKTTESLGGLFDPMPSEVVGNVHSATNANEAVLGFFSAGEEKQQRIFIKNRDLPDNIRRMPLPFCPLDSIEMSVVKTLSDHTFLVYPYGVPVTLGYVSSTIDCMDCRVKGGVTQKPDFW